GTCGGCGCGGAACGGGCGGTGGAACCACAGGGCGTGGTCGAGGCTCGCCACCTGCACGTCCGTGTCGAACACGGACTTGCCGTGCGGCAGTAGCGCCGCCTGCAACAGGGAAAGGTCCGAGGCATAGGCGAGCACCGCCTGATGAATGGGCAATTCGTCCGGCAGCGGGCCGCGGGCGCGGATCCAGATGCTCGGCCGCGCCCCCGGGGACCCGAGATAGGACATGTCCAGGCTGGTGGGCTTCACCTCCAACGGACGGTGGGCCATCCAGTCGCGGCCGGCAGCGCCAGGAAAGCGGGAGAGCAGGCGCTCCCGCCACACCTCATCCCCGGGCAGTTCCTCGGGCTGCGGCACGTCCGGCATCTGGCTCTGGTGGGTGAAGCCCTCCTCCGGCTTCTGGAACGACACCGACATGCTGAAGATGGCTTCGCCGTGCTGGATCGCCACCACCCGCCGGGTGGTGAAGGAGCGGCCGTCGCGGATGCGGTCCACGTCGTAGATGATGGGGACGGTGGGATCGCCGCCGAGCAGGAAG
The nucleotide sequence above comes from Xanthobacter flavus. Encoded proteins:
- the tesB gene encoding acyl-CoA thioesterase II — encoded protein: MTAQNPDVEKLLGILDLEPLEINLFRGRSVSPTGGRVFGGQVIAQALVAARRTVDEARVTHSLHGYFLLGGDPTVPIIYDVDRIRDGRSFTTRRVVAIQHGEAIFSMSVSFQKPEEGFTHQSQMPDVPQPEELPGDEVWRERLLSRFPGAAGRDWMAHRPLEVKPTSLDMSYLGSPGARPSIWIRARGPLPDELPIHQAVLAYASDLSLLQAALLPHGKSVFDTDVQVASLDHALWFHRPFRADDWLLYTQESPAALGGRGFCRGELFSRDGLLVASAAQEGLMRPVTPRG